Within Nocardioides rotundus, the genomic segment CGGCCACGCCCTGCTGGTGGTGCAGCGGGGGCCGGGCGCCGGCAACCGCTTCCTGCTCGACACCGACGTGGTCAAGGCCGGGAGGCACCCCGACAGCGAGATCTTCCTCGATGACGTGACCGTCTCCCGGCGGCACGCGGAGTTCCACCGCGCCGGGGAGAAGTTCACCGTCAGCGACTCCGGGAGCCTCAACGGCACCTACGTCAACCGGGACCGGATCGACTCCGTGGACCTCAAGGACGGCGACGAGGTGCAGATCGGGAAGTACCGCCTCGTCTTCTTCG encodes:
- a CDS encoding FHA domain-containing protein, translating into MPFCTNCGNQNPADARFCSQCGTRLVTADAPAAESRTETTSTHTFAVPEKVEASSDRLNPVDAAAVDALPPGHALLVVQRGPGAGNRFLLDTDVVKAGRHPDSEIFLDDVTVSRRHAEFHRAGEKFTVSDSGSLNGTYVNRDRIDSVDLKDGDEVQIGKYRLVFFVGHRQD